One Weissella coleopterorum DNA segment encodes these proteins:
- the priA gene encoding primosomal protein N', translated as MDVAKIIVDVSTRQTNKPWTYQIPENLRLIVQPGVRVQVPFGNGGRQIQGFVLEVTTVEVVSTKIKPITNVLDLEPVLNPELLKLSAQIADHNFNFRISILQAMLPNVMKAKYQKSLVLFDSKLIDDEQVKDLFVDRDEIPFDLDSIPVELISKIKHYQGLKALGFNYYLKDKARVKKVKKYKNLLTAEQYDQMRKNLKKNAQKKARFLTYLMQHVTNDWKLVSDLQKHLNLTSQDITLANQNGWITLTEMETYRQPLLSSEIQSTQALELNSEQQDAFAEISAALMQQKPQTFLLEGVTGSGKTEIYLQAIAQTIAAGKTALFLVPEITLTPQMVRRVKGRFGDDVALLHSALSDGERYDEWRRIQRQEVHVVVGVRSAIFAPLNHIGLIIMDEEHESSYKQDDNPRYHAREIATWRAKYHQSVLILGSATPSLESRARAQKKVYQLLRLKKRALDNPLPEAKIIDMSEVMKQNGDEIFSPQLKIEIEDRLEKKEQVILMLNRRGYANFMMCRDCGYVPMCPNCDLALTMHKDTQRMECHVCGAMEPIPHKCSECGSSRIRPFGTGTQKVEEQLQTLYPQAKIIRMDNDTTRRKGATDRLLEEFGAQKADILIGTQMIAKGLDFPNVTLVGVLNADTTLKIPDYRASERTFQLITQVAGRAGRANKAGSVVIQTFNPNHYAIRLAQTQDYESFYQQEMALRKNWRYSPYYYAIQIKLTHPNEIDVAKISYQIVDWLKDKVGSDTMIFGPAPGAIRRVKNRYIYQILLRYQFDTGLEEILNTLVTDAQKMIDKNIQISINRDPINL; from the coding sequence ATGGATGTCGCAAAAATTATTGTTGATGTTTCAACACGTCAAACGAATAAACCATGGACATATCAAATTCCAGAAAATTTGCGTTTGATAGTTCAACCGGGCGTACGAGTTCAAGTACCATTTGGTAATGGCGGACGCCAAATTCAAGGATTTGTCTTAGAAGTTACAACCGTAGAAGTAGTTTCAACTAAAATAAAACCAATCACCAATGTTTTGGACTTGGAACCGGTTTTGAATCCGGAATTACTAAAATTAAGTGCGCAAATTGCTGATCATAACTTCAATTTTAGGATTAGCATCTTGCAAGCTATGTTACCAAATGTGATGAAAGCCAAATATCAGAAAAGCTTGGTATTATTTGATTCAAAATTGATTGATGATGAGCAGGTAAAAGATTTATTTGTTGATCGGGACGAAATTCCATTTGATTTAGATTCCATTCCAGTGGAATTAATTAGTAAAATTAAACATTATCAAGGATTGAAAGCATTGGGCTTTAATTATTATTTAAAGGACAAGGCCCGGGTGAAAAAGGTTAAGAAATATAAAAATTTACTAACAGCAGAACAATACGATCAAATGCGCAAAAATTTGAAGAAAAATGCGCAAAAAAAAGCGCGTTTTCTAACATATTTAATGCAACATGTAACAAATGATTGGAAGTTAGTGAGCGATCTACAAAAGCATCTAAATTTAACGTCACAAGATATAACTTTAGCTAATCAGAATGGTTGGATTACTTTAACTGAGATGGAGACATATCGACAGCCTTTGTTATCAAGCGAGATTCAATCAACGCAGGCGCTTGAATTGAACTCTGAACAACAGGATGCTTTTGCGGAAATTAGTGCTGCCCTTATGCAACAAAAACCGCAAACCTTCTTATTAGAGGGAGTGACGGGTTCTGGTAAAACTGAGATATACTTGCAAGCCATTGCTCAAACCATTGCGGCAGGTAAAACAGCTTTGTTTTTAGTTCCAGAAATAACGTTAACACCTCAAATGGTACGCCGTGTCAAGGGGCGTTTTGGTGACGATGTTGCATTGCTTCATTCGGCTTTATCTGATGGAGAACGATATGATGAGTGGCGAAGAATTCAACGTCAAGAAGTGCATGTGGTAGTTGGAGTGCGTTCTGCTATTTTTGCGCCGTTGAATCATATTGGCTTAATTATCATGGATGAAGAGCACGAAAGTTCATATAAACAAGATGATAACCCCCGATATCACGCACGTGAAATTGCGACTTGGCGAGCAAAGTACCATCAATCAGTTTTAATCTTAGGGTCGGCAACGCCGTCGTTAGAAAGTCGGGCACGAGCACAAAAGAAAGTTTATCAATTACTAAGATTGAAAAAAAGAGCCTTAGATAATCCGTTACCAGAGGCAAAAATCATTGATATGAGTGAGGTTATGAAGCAGAATGGTGATGAAATATTTTCACCTCAGCTGAAAATCGAAATTGAAGATCGTCTTGAAAAAAAGGAACAAGTTATCCTAATGTTGAACCGGCGCGGCTATGCTAATTTTATGATGTGTCGGGATTGTGGTTATGTACCAATGTGTCCAAATTGTGATTTGGCCTTAACGATGCATAAAGATACCCAACGAATGGAATGTCATGTTTGTGGGGCGATGGAACCAATTCCTCACAAATGCAGCGAATGTGGATCGAGTCGAATTCGGCCTTTTGGAACAGGGACTCAAAAAGTAGAGGAACAATTACAAACCTTATATCCACAAGCTAAGATTATTCGAATGGATAATGATACGACGCGTAGAAAAGGTGCCACTGACCGTTTACTTGAAGAGTTTGGAGCACAAAAAGCAGACATATTGATTGGAACACAGATGATTGCCAAAGGTTTGGATTTCCCAAATGTAACTTTGGTAGGCGTCCTTAATGCGGATACAACACTAAAGATCCCTGATTACCGGGCCAGTGAGAGAACTTTCCAGTTAATTACTCAAGTAGCGGGTCGAGCAGGTCGAGCAAATAAGGCGGGAAGTGTTGTGATTCAAACATTTAATCCAAATCATTATGCGATTCGTTTGGCACAGACTCAGGACTATGAGTCGTTCTATCAACAAGAAATGGCCTTACGTAAAAATTGGCGGTATTCTCCTTATTACTATGCGATTCAAATTAAGTTAACTCATCCAAATGAAATAGATGTCGCTAAAATTTCGTATCAAATCGTTGATTGGTTAAAAGATAAGGTCGGTTCTGATACTATGATCTTTGGCCCAGCACCCGGTGCAATTCGCCGAGTTAAGAATCGTTATATCTATCAAATTTTATTACGCTATCAATTTGACACCGGATTAGAAGAGATATTAAATACTTTAGTTACTGATGCACAAAAAATGATTGATAAAAATATTCAAATTAGTATTAATCGTGACCCAATAAATTTATAA
- a CDS encoding class I SAM-dependent methyltransferase: MFEEIEQAVNVLQLTRNKISDQMDISAVEALIEVFSIILGEESDDLNALDQNLVMSWTSNINKLNLEKMSSADKRQVLQLVLVGTLMEDRLQANYQITPDGIGMWVAYFVEQFKNTDSKELSLLDISIGSGNLSATIQQVVNSEIPIKVTGIDNDDTMLTLASGVNTILGLDWQLKLKDAVNFDFTEQYQIVVGDLPVGMYPKSVDSAYIVKAKDNNQLSYVHHLLIEKAVNVLKPGGTALLLVPENILETEQGSDLLRLLQSEEILLQAIMKFPHKLFKKGVVGKELIILQKHDGINRQAEPVLLAQIPEIGDELANKKFIEEVQNWKSGI; the protein is encoded by the coding sequence ATGTTTGAAGAAATTGAACAGGCAGTTAATGTACTACAATTAACTCGAAATAAAATAAGCGATCAAATGGATATTTCAGCCGTGGAAGCATTGATTGAAGTTTTTTCAATAATATTAGGCGAGGAAAGTGATGATTTAAATGCTCTAGATCAAAATCTAGTGATGTCGTGGACATCTAATATTAATAAGTTGAATTTAGAAAAAATGAGTAGTGCTGATAAACGTCAAGTTCTACAATTGGTTTTAGTTGGAACATTGATGGAGGATCGATTACAGGCAAATTATCAAATAACACCTGATGGAATTGGGATGTGGGTGGCTTATTTTGTAGAGCAATTTAAAAATACTGATAGTAAAGAATTATCTCTTTTAGATATTAGCATTGGTTCAGGAAACTTAAGTGCTACAATTCAACAAGTAGTGAATTCTGAAATACCAATTAAAGTTACTGGAATTGATAATGATGACACAATGTTGACTTTAGCCAGTGGCGTGAATACGATCTTGGGACTTGATTGGCAACTTAAATTAAAAGATGCTGTTAATTTTGATTTTACTGAACAGTATCAGATAGTTGTCGGAGATTTACCAGTCGGGATGTATCCGAAGTCGGTTGACTCTGCCTACATAGTGAAGGCCAAAGATAATAATCAATTAAGTTATGTGCACCATTTGTTGATAGAAAAAGCAGTTAATGTGCTAAAACCGGGTGGAACAGCCCTATTATTGGTACCAGAAAACATTTTGGAAACCGAACAGGGTTCCGATCTTTTGAGATTATTACAAAGTGAGGAAATATTACTACAAGCAATTATGAAATTCCCTCACAAATTATTTAAAAAAGGGGTTGTTGGTAAAGAGCTGATTATTTTACAAAAACACGATGGAATAAATCGACAAGCCGAGCCAGTTTTGTTAGCGCAAATTCCTGAAATTGGGGATGAACTAGCAAACAAAAAGTTTATTGAAGAAGTTCAGAATTGGAAAAGTGGGATTTAG
- a CDS encoding S8 family serine peptidase produces MTIIFIFLIGIFCFSNVKKNTLRVAIIDGRVTNFKTHERIIKQGSSETEFHANSVFNILRRNVNSKKVQYFSYSILDDDFSFDEEDLLKALSAAEKDHVDIINLSLSSILKNENVQTKVEQLIRKNIIIVAAAGNGGPGKPNYPARLNGVIAVGSKVNSRYSDFSPDEGLEANANGENESYQGKTLKGTSFSTPKITNMIIKRIIDMKESKRSVKKEYLDK; encoded by the coding sequence ATGACTATTATTTTTATTTTTTTGATTGGTATTTTTTGTTTTTCAAATGTGAAAAAAAACACATTACGAGTGGCGATCATTGATGGTAGAGTTACAAATTTTAAAACACACGAAAGAATCATTAAACAGGGTAGTAGTGAGACAGAATTTCATGCTAATAGTGTCTTTAATATTTTGAGGCGAAATGTGAATTCTAAAAAGGTTCAGTATTTTTCGTATTCAATCTTAGATGACGATTTTTCATTTGATGAAGAAGATTTATTAAAGGCACTTAGTGCTGCTGAAAAAGATCATGTTGATATTATTAATCTATCGTTGAGTTCCATTCTTAAAAATGAAAATGTACAAACTAAAGTTGAACAATTAATTCGCAAAAATATAATAATCGTAGCGGCAGCTGGAAATGGGGGACCAGGAAAACCAAATTATCCAGCAAGATTAAACGGAGTGATTGCGGTTGGGAGTAAGGTAAATAGTCGTTATTCCGATTTTTCTCCTGATGAAGGTTTAGAGGCAAATGCCAATGGTGAGAATGAGTCTTATCAGGGAAAAACATTAAAAGGGACTTCTTTTTCTACTCCAAAGATCACAAATATGATTATTAAGCGAATTATTGATATGAAGGAAAGTAAAAGAAGTGTAAAAAAGGAGTACTTAGATAAATGA
- a CDS encoding DNA topoisomerase, which yields MKTVIIAEKPSQKKKIKEAYDSGNFPELGEVKFVNARGHLFELKEPEEYTDTWDRKNTDGSWKSNDQVLNALPIIPDDWNYRLKREARSKKGQSVSALFKDIQAAVKWCDQIIIATDPDSEGAAIAWKILWKIPEYQDKVIKQLEFNAQTIPDFQKAFRSLGEGKNYIPMAYQAMAREKSDWLVGMNISRLTTSVLQKQGYRDYFPVGRVQTPTVGLIVKRELEIQNFDGNENWRIILVDQPNDVKFNGKESETCFTPENGGKASAEKLLSILKQGESKVVDLKTEAKVLSAPKLYKFSKLMADASRRFKFSPGKVKKIYQKLYEDGWVSYPRTDEEKIAPSEFKYLLDNVNKFLEILEINDFHVANTIPDKRYVSEGKLDHSANIPSSQIPTVAQVNSWDMEQQKLYKMIVLHTMLMFAPKMSFDGTTVTVNNSNLLFTVKGQHIKDQGWTKWDNKTKKDKTLPDYQLGQILNLTPTMNQMNPPKRYTEIDMTDHVLDSNGLGRPSTQAMILEKVESTYLNKNSKNAELSPKPQAFVLMDFLNDTNLASPEMTAKWEEYLDKIGENKDNASQEVFVKQTEGMVNSLINDLSGKIGTFGGVKAAQDNESSKKTIKTVFGEFKYTYFEGKGKYGTYYQLKLFNISTNELEHEIGKKQMLYALNMNEDKLVKLLETGRLGKTKFETKEKKKYSVDELTLNPDFTVTKHAEWIK from the coding sequence ATGAAAACAGTAATAATTGCTGAAAAGCCTTCGCAAAAGAAAAAAATTAAGGAAGCGTATGATTCAGGTAATTTCCCTGAATTAGGTGAAGTCAAATTTGTGAATGCACGTGGCCATCTATTTGAATTGAAAGAACCAGAAGAATATACAGATACATGGGATCGTAAAAATACTGATGGATCTTGGAAAAGTAATGATCAAGTGTTGAATGCATTACCAATTATTCCAGATGATTGGAACTATCGTTTAAAACGGGAAGCACGGTCAAAAAAAGGACAAAGTGTTTCAGCATTATTCAAAGACATTCAAGCAGCGGTAAAGTGGTGTGATCAGATTATTATTGCGACTGACCCAGATTCTGAAGGAGCAGCGATTGCCTGGAAGATTCTTTGGAAAATACCTGAGTATCAAGACAAAGTGATTAAACAATTAGAATTTAATGCACAGACCATTCCCGATTTTCAAAAGGCCTTTCGAAGTTTAGGTGAAGGAAAAAACTATATTCCAATGGCCTATCAAGCAATGGCACGAGAAAAGTCCGATTGGTTAGTTGGAATGAATATTTCTAGATTAACAACATCAGTATTGCAAAAACAAGGTTATCGAGATTATTTCCCAGTAGGACGAGTTCAAACGCCGACAGTTGGATTGATTGTTAAGAGAGAGCTAGAGATTCAAAATTTTGATGGAAATGAAAATTGGCGAATTATATTAGTAGACCAACCAAATGATGTGAAATTTAATGGAAAAGAAAGTGAAACCTGTTTTACACCCGAAAATGGGGGAAAGGCTTCCGCTGAAAAATTATTGAGTATATTGAAACAAGGTGAAAGTAAGGTAGTTGATCTTAAGACTGAAGCTAAGGTTTTATCAGCACCAAAGCTATATAAGTTTTCAAAACTGATGGCGGATGCTTCACGTCGTTTTAAATTCTCACCTGGAAAAGTGAAGAAAATTTATCAAAAATTGTATGAAGATGGTTGGGTTAGTTACCCAAGAACTGATGAAGAGAAAATTGCACCTTCAGAATTTAAGTACTTACTAGATAATGTCAATAAATTCTTAGAAATACTTGAAATTAATGATTTTCATGTAGCTAACACAATCCCTGATAAGCGATATGTGTCTGAAGGTAAGTTGGATCATTCAGCCAATATTCCTTCCAGTCAAATTCCAACGGTGGCACAAGTTAATAGTTGGGATATGGAACAACAAAAATTGTATAAGATGATTGTATTGCATACGATGTTGATGTTTGCGCCAAAAATGTCCTTTGATGGGACAACCGTTACCGTCAACAATAGTAATCTTTTATTTACAGTTAAAGGGCAACACATTAAGGATCAAGGTTGGACTAAGTGGGATAACAAGACCAAGAAAGACAAAACCTTGCCAGACTATCAACTAGGACAAATATTGAATTTAACCCCAACGATGAATCAAATGAATCCACCCAAACGGTATACTGAAATTGATATGACAGATCATGTATTGGATTCGAACGGACTAGGTCGCCCATCTACTCAAGCGATGATTTTAGAAAAAGTTGAATCAACGTATTTGAATAAGAATTCTAAGAATGCTGAATTATCACCCAAGCCACAAGCATTTGTGTTGATGGATTTTCTAAACGATACTAATTTAGCCAGTCCTGAAATGACAGCTAAATGGGAAGAATATTTGGATAAGATTGGTGAAAATAAAGATAATGCGAGTCAGGAAGTGTTTGTAAAACAAACTGAAGGCATGGTCAATTCACTGATTAATGATTTGAGTGGTAAGATTGGCACGTTTGGTGGTGTTAAAGCAGCACAAGACAATGAAAGTTCTAAAAAGACAATTAAAACAGTCTTTGGGGAATTTAAGTACACATATTTTGAAGGTAAAGGTAAGTACGGTACTTACTATCAGTTAAAATTGTTCAATATTAGTACTAATGAACTCGAACATGAAATTGGTAAGAAGCAGATGTTATATGCGCTAAACATGAATGAAGATAAATTGGTGAAACTACTAGAAACCGGTAGATTAGGTAAGACAAAGTTTGAAACCAAGGAAAAGAAAAAATATAGTGTTGATGAATTAACATTAAATCCAGATTTCACAGTAACCAAGCATGCAGAATGGATAAAATAA
- a CDS encoding type II secretion system F family protein has product MRTKANWSRQDQVQFFETLGDLLKSGYSLQNALNSIQTLQPKNERIIGNILIDMQNGISFEQAVKHYVPARINFQLSFVQLHGNMRVVIQEIGTKEYIQYIHYQKLKMLLFYPGLLLFLVLILGLALFCFFSNDIWHDQANRFLNFSGYTTFVILILGVLLIILCILGSRHFLRITFIKYWSFYLKIPVIKDVLKLLMAYYFLFHMGTLLKSGVSLSTVIRRINRITTLPFIEIIGGEMQKHLMRGDDLVSALREMPFLPKEAECLFETGKTQAMIGCDFVRLALLKKNQLDRLIERLLLLIQPIGFGCIGCLIIMLYLKFLLPIYSEMGDFSGW; this is encoded by the coding sequence ATGAGAACTAAAGCAAACTGGTCTCGACAAGATCAAGTTCAATTTTTTGAAACTTTAGGCGATTTGTTAAAGTCAGGTTATTCCTTACAAAACGCATTGAATTCTATTCAGACGCTACAACCTAAAAATGAACGAATTATTGGAAACATTTTAATCGATATGCAAAATGGAATTAGTTTTGAACAAGCTGTCAAGCATTATGTCCCTGCTCGAATTAACTTTCAATTGAGTTTCGTGCAATTGCATGGCAATATGCGCGTGGTCATTCAAGAAATAGGAACAAAGGAATATATCCAGTATATTCATTACCAAAAATTAAAAATGTTATTATTCTACCCCGGGTTATTACTATTTTTAGTATTGATATTAGGTTTGGCGTTATTTTGCTTTTTTTCAAATGATATTTGGCATGATCAAGCTAATCGATTTTTGAATTTTTCCGGATATACAACCTTTGTTATCCTTATTCTAGGAGTATTATTAATTATTTTATGTATACTTGGGTCTAGACATTTTTTACGAATAACTTTTATAAAATATTGGTCATTTTATTTAAAAATACCTGTCATAAAAGATGTATTGAAGCTATTAATGGCATATTATTTTTTGTTTCATATGGGTACCTTACTAAAATCAGGTGTTAGCTTGTCTACGGTTATTCGACGAATTAATAGGATAACAACGCTCCCCTTTATTGAAATAATAGGAGGTGAAATGCAAAAACATTTGATGCGCGGTGATGATTTAGTATCTGCGTTAAGGGAGATGCCTTTTCTACCTAAAGAAGCAGAATGTTTATTTGAGACCGGTAAAACACAAGCAATGATTGGATGTGATTTTGTACGTTTGGCGCTTTTAAAGAAAAATCAGCTAGATAGACTAATTGAACGTTTATTATTATTAATACAGCCAATCGGCTTTGGCTGTATTGGGTGTCTGATTATTATGCTATATTTGAAATTTTTATTACCAATTTATTCTGAAATGGGGGACTTTAGTGGATGGTGA
- a CDS encoding competence type IV pilus major pilin ComGC, giving the protein MVSKRKGFTLIEVITVLFIVGLLTVLILPNIHRVREIANRHQADTMEQTIQNQVDLYLIEHPENRPVTKEKMLKDNYLSNQQVTRMNQLGFSFDHEGKLKRIKS; this is encoded by the coding sequence ATGGTGAGCAAGAGAAAAGGGTTTACGTTAATTGAAGTTATCACAGTTTTATTCATTGTTGGTCTATTAACAGTCCTAATTCTTCCAAATATTCATAGAGTAAGAGAAATTGCTAATCGGCACCAAGCTGATACGATGGAACAAACGATTCAGAATCAGGTTGATTTATACTTGATAGAACATCCTGAAAATCGACCCGTTACTAAGGAAAAGATGTTGAAGGATAATTATTTGAGTAATCAACAAGTCACTCGCATGAATCAATTAGGATTTAGTTTTGATCATGAAGGTAAATTAAAGAGAATAAAAAGTTAA
- a CDS encoding prepilin-type N-terminal cleavage/methylation domain-containing protein — MKNRFGFTLIEIMITLFLTCTILSTFTYCGANKVPKQNWIKFKKELQFEVDRVRNISQPGQIIIEGCEEKKNRAIMVQKKNTINYIFT, encoded by the coding sequence ATGAAAAATAGATTCGGTTTTACGTTAATTGAGATTATGATAACGCTTTTTTTAACCTGTACGATTTTAAGCACTTTTACATACTGTGGGGCAAACAAAGTACCCAAACAAAATTGGATAAAGTTTAAGAAAGAACTTCAATTTGAAGTGGATCGAGTTAGAAATATATCACAACCTGGACAAATTATTATTGAAGGTTGTGAAGAAAAGAAAAACAGAGCAATTATGGTGCAAAAAAAAAATACAATCAATTATATATTTACCTGA
- a CDS encoding acetate/propionate family kinase, with protein MAKTIAINAGSSSLKFQLIEMPNEKVIAKGQIERIGLSDSIFSLKFNGEKFENILDIKNHEQGIAYMLEQFKQHGVIADIQEITGVGHRVVAGGEWYNHSVIIDDDVMTKLEKLIDYAPLHEPANIVGIQTFQKLIPNALSVAVFDTAFHQTMPQINYLYGLPYEYYTKYGARKYGAHGTSHRYISARAAEMLDKPLESLKIITLHLGAGSSITAIKDGKSFDTSMGFTPLAGVMMATRTGDIDPSLVNYIQEREGLTNEQMLEIMNKKSGLLGVSTISSDMRDLKEVAETNPHAKLAIDMWEDRVLRYIGQYIVEMGGLDVLVFSGGIGENSKEQRSHIIERLNFMGIKMDESKNDVYGEETILTANGSTAEVLIVPTDEEIMIARDVESLKK; from the coding sequence ATGGCGAAGACAATAGCAATCAATGCAGGATCTTCATCTTTGAAGTTTCAATTAATTGAGATGCCAAATGAAAAGGTGATCGCAAAAGGACAGATTGAACGAATCGGATTATCTGATTCGATTTTTTCATTGAAGTTCAATGGGGAAAAATTTGAAAATATCTTAGACATCAAAAATCATGAGCAAGGAATTGCTTACATGCTTGAACAATTTAAGCAACATGGTGTCATTGCTGATATTCAAGAAATCACTGGTGTTGGTCATCGTGTCGTGGCAGGTGGTGAATGGTATAATCATTCAGTCATCATTGATGATGATGTTATGACAAAATTGGAGAAGCTTATTGACTATGCGCCACTTCACGAACCAGCTAATATTGTTGGAATTCAAACCTTTCAAAAATTGATTCCAAATGCTTTATCAGTAGCTGTTTTTGACACGGCTTTCCATCAAACCATGCCACAGATAAATTATTTATATGGGCTACCCTATGAATATTACACAAAGTATGGCGCACGTAAGTATGGGGCGCACGGAACTTCACATCGTTATATCTCAGCTCGTGCGGCTGAAATGTTAGATAAGCCATTAGAATCATTAAAAATTATCACTTTGCATTTGGGAGCGGGATCATCAATAACTGCGATTAAAGATGGAAAGTCATTTGATACTTCAATGGGATTTACTCCCTTAGCTGGAGTAATGATGGCAACCCGGACTGGGGATATTGATCCATCATTGGTAAATTATATTCAAGAACGTGAAGGCTTGACTAATGAGCAGATGTTAGAAATTATGAACAAAAAATCTGGATTATTAGGAGTGTCAACTATCTCTTCCGATATGCGCGATTTGAAAGAGGTTGCAGAAACTAATCCACATGCCAAATTAGCAATTGATATGTGGGAAGATCGTGTTCTACGCTACATTGGACAATATATTGTTGAAATGGGTGGTTTGGATGTCTTGGTCTTTTCAGGTGGAATTGGTGAAAATTCTAAAGAACAACGTTCTCACATTATTGAGCGGTTAAATTTCATGGGAATTAAGATGGATGAATCGAAGAATGATGTCTACGGGGAAGAGACAATCTTGACTGCAAACGGTTCAACGGCAGAAGTTTTGATCGTCCCAACAGATGAAGAGATTATGATTGCACGAGATGTTGAATCATTAAAAAAATAA
- a CDS encoding prepilin-type N-terminal cleavage/methylation domain-containing protein codes for MIVKSERNAFSLVEVMMGLLILGIIAQLMTENIYQLIRFKATERESHFQYQANRLILDLNQSKLNLKLIDAKMRIDHRPVYYFYSLKTDKEYRLIIWHQRLVLTGSNKEYMPLSKGIYIEKMVKTDKSNYYSMIIRELEHLKHLGRQDNCLSLQRCIYMNND; via the coding sequence ATGATCGTAAAAAGTGAAAGAAATGCATTTTCATTAGTGGAAGTCATGATGGGACTATTAATTCTGGGCATTATCGCCCAATTAATGACTGAAAATATTTATCAACTTATTCGATTTAAAGCCACGGAAAGAGAAAGTCATTTTCAATATCAAGCAAACCGATTGATATTAGATTTAAATCAGTCAAAGTTAAATTTGAAATTGATTGATGCCAAGATGAGAATTGATCACAGACCTGTCTATTATTTCTATTCTTTGAAAACCGATAAAGAATATCGGCTAATTATTTGGCATCAACGCTTAGTTTTGACGGGTAGTAATAAAGAATATATGCCATTAAGTAAGGGAATATATATTGAAAAAATGGTCAAAACTGATAAAAGTAACTATTATTCAATGATCATTAGAGAATTAGAACATCTAAAACATCTTGGTAGACAGGATAATTGCTTAAGTCTTCAACGTTGTATTTATATGAATAACGATTAG
- the comGA gene encoding competence type IV pilus ATPase ComGA: MTIENMFKELVGYVIQEKGSDLYLLPSGKGYRIMIISNQGLKRLKQIETDLGLRLIRYIKFCSGMDISETRRPQLSRMNYQIGGANYNCRISSVGNFLQQESMVIRFLYQICNLEIKFKDAKPIYKLIESVKETSGLILLSGRTGVGKTSTLYYAIQQLKATRLVLSIEDPVEIEDNEILQLQINTLADMNYQELLNLALRHHPEILIIGEIRDAKTAQIAVEAGMSGHLVLSTVHADSCLGVWYRMRELGIDDWALRHVLKGVGYQTMLTVNAEKKAHLKYLNRQELLDEKEFNEN, translated from the coding sequence ATGACAATTGAAAATATGTTCAAGGAATTAGTTGGTTACGTAATTCAAGAAAAAGGGAGCGATTTATATCTTTTACCATCTGGTAAGGGGTATCGGATTATGATAATTTCGAATCAAGGATTAAAAAGATTGAAGCAAATTGAAACTGATCTAGGATTACGGCTGATTAGATATATTAAATTTTGTAGTGGAATGGACATCAGTGAAACGCGACGCCCACAGTTAAGTCGAATGAATTATCAAATTGGTGGGGCAAATTATAATTGCCGAATTTCAAGCGTAGGTAATTTTCTACAACAAGAATCAATGGTAATTCGCTTCTTGTATCAGATATGTAATTTGGAAATTAAATTTAAAGACGCGAAACCGATCTATAAATTGATTGAATCTGTCAAAGAAACAAGTGGATTAATTCTTTTAAGTGGTCGAACAGGAGTAGGGAAAACCAGCACTCTCTATTATGCAATTCAACAATTAAAAGCAACTCGTTTAGTACTTAGTATTGAGGACCCAGTCGAAATTGAAGATAATGAAATTTTACAATTGCAAATCAATACATTAGCCGATATGAATTACCAAGAGTTATTAAATCTGGCGCTACGACATCACCCGGAAATATTAATTATTGGAGAAATCAGAGATGCGAAAACCGCACAGATTGCTGTTGAAGCAGGAATGAGTGGTCATCTGGTACTTAGCACTGTTCATGCAGATTCATGTTTAGGTGTTTGGTATCGAATGCGAGAACTGGGAATTGACGATTGGGCACTAAGACATGTATTAAAAGGTGTGGGCTATCAAACAATGTTAACAGTTAATGCTGAAAAAAAAGCTCATTTAAAATATTTAAATAGGCAAGAATTATTAGATGAGAAGGAGTTTAATGAGAACTAA